The Desulfomonilaceae bacterium genome includes a region encoding these proteins:
- a CDS encoding acyl-CoA dehydrogenase family protein, whose protein sequence is MDFDLSEEQRMLKESARHFLSKECPKDLVRKLDESDEGYSSELWQKMAALGWMGLVVPEEYGGIGGSFLDLAVLFEEMGYNICPGPFFSTVVLGGMTVLIFGREEQKIEFLPKIARGEIKLTLALTELSAICDASSIQVTAALDNDEYVIRGTKLFVPDANVADYFLCVARTEEGINPEDGLTIFLVDAKSPGIECTLLKTLARDKQCEIVFNDVRVTKENVLGRVNLAWTAVIDVLEKAALARCAEMIGGAQAVMDMALLYARERTQFNHPIGSFQAIQHYFANMWMDINGSRFILYKAAWKVSELTRASKEIAMAKARIGGAYRRVTSFGHQIFAGIGFTKEHDMHLYHRRSIAGDQAFGDQDFQRKKVARELGL, encoded by the coding sequence ATGGATTTTGACCTAAGTGAAGAGCAGAGAATGTTGAAGGAGTCGGCCCGTCATTTCCTCTCGAAAGAATGTCCTAAGGACTTGGTGAGAAAATTAGATGAAAGTGACGAAGGATACTCCAGTGAATTGTGGCAGAAGATGGCGGCGTTGGGATGGATGGGGTTGGTAGTTCCTGAGGAGTATGGTGGTATTGGTGGTTCTTTCTTGGATTTGGCAGTTTTATTTGAAGAAATGGGATACAACATTTGTCCGGGACCATTCTTTTCCACGGTTGTCCTTGGTGGAATGACTGTTTTAATCTTTGGAAGAGAGGAGCAGAAAATTGAATTCTTGCCCAAGATAGCACGTGGGGAGATAAAGCTTACCTTGGCCTTGACTGAGCTGAGTGCTATCTGTGATGCATCCTCTATTCAAGTTACGGCCGCTCTAGACAATGATGAATATGTCATCCGTGGTACCAAGCTTTTTGTCCCTGATGCAAATGTTGCTGATTATTTCCTATGTGTGGCGAGGACAGAAGAAGGGATAAATCCAGAGGATGGTCTTACTATTTTCCTGGTTGACGCTAAGAGTCCGGGAATCGAGTGTACGCTTCTTAAAACCTTAGCTCGTGATAAACAATGTGAGATCGTATTTAATGATGTGAGGGTAACCAAGGAGAATGTTCTGGGAAGGGTGAATCTAGCCTGGACTGCGGTGATAGATGTTTTGGAAAAGGCAGCGCTGGCTCGATGCGCTGAAATGATTGGGGGAGCCCAGGCGGTGATGGATATGGCTCTCCTCTATGCCAGGGAAAGGACGCAGTTCAATCATCCTATTGGCAGTTTTCAGGCTATTCAGCATTATTTTGCCAACATGTGGATGGACATTAATGGTTCCCGGTTCATCCTTTATAAGGCAGCCTGGAAAGTCAGTGAACTGACTAGAGCGAGCAAGGAAATTGCCATGGCCAAAGCACGCATCGGCGGGGCCTACAGGCGTGTGACTAGCTTTGGACATCAGATCTTTGCGGGAATTGGTTTCACTAAGGAGCATGACATGCACCTTTACCACAGGCGATCTATTGCGGGTGATCAGGCCTTTGGTGATCAGGATTTCCAGCGAAAAAAGGTGGCTAGGGAGTTAGGTCTTTAA